DNA sequence from the Cohnella herbarum genome:
ATTGTTTAAGCACGCGATCCCATAAGCGTCTCATCGTGCCCGATCTAAAAGTCCGGCTCCCTTTTTCTTCTTGAATTTGCAGGCGATAAGGCAATTTCTTATCCGGTTGCACCATAACGGTCATGATTCCGACTCCGGCTTTGCCCCGAACGGGTTTTAAATAGAGCAACCGATGTTTCTTAAGCAGATCGCCCAGCACGAAAGGCGCAGTTAACCGCTTCGTCTCCGGGATAAACGATTTCGTAGCCTTGTTCTCGTTCAACCATTGGAATAAGGACCATTTGTTGAAAAAGCGGCGGTTGAATAATCGGATATCCGATTGTTTGGAAATAGCCGCCAGCTTTTTCTTCACGCTCGGCAATCGCTCGTCTTCCCGTTGCGGGATCCGGTTGTAGATAATGCTTGGTCGCGGATACCACGCCTTGACCCAAGTATCGTCTTCGCGGCGGAAAGTATATCCGAGCATCCGCTCCGCTTGGGGCTTCAAGTTCTTCACCGTGACGACGTAAGTCACGATACCCATCTGCTGACCGGTATTGATAAGGTCGACGAAATTGCTGCGATTGCCGCGAAATAACTGGAACTCGTCTTCGATCGTAAGAATCGCGACGACCGGTTTCTCGGTCATCGCTTCTACTTCGGCTACACCTACGGCGGGTTTGGCAAGAGGAGATTTCAGAATCGTCAAGATTCATCCCTCCTGCGGAACTTACTCAAGTAGAGACAGTGATCTAGAATATATTCGAGCGAGGCTTTGCCTTGCTCCTTCAAAGCAGGATGCTTAAAAATCGATCTTCCGGGCTTAGCGTTCGCCTCGAACATCCATACGGCGCTGTCCCGATCTATTCCGATATCGAGCCCTAGCTCTCCGAGTTGGTGAGAGTAATTGCGCTCGATCGCTTCGGATAGCTTGATGGCCACCGCTTTAGCTTCCCGGAGTACTTCTTCCGCCCGGGCTCCAAAAGTACGGCTAAGCGCCTGTTCGGGCGTCATGAGGGAGCCGCCGTTCTTGATATGGGTCGTCACGCTGCCTCTGCCGGCTTTCTTGGCGCCGATTCCCGCCACGACCCACTCGTTGCGGCCGTCCTTATGCATATGAAACCGAAAATCGATCGGGCAGCTGTCGATTTCTACCAATCGGATGCCTTGCTGGACGACATAATTGCTCAGATTGCCTCCATGCCTCGTTCTCAGCATTTTCATCAGGCTGTTGAAATTGCTAAAGCGCAACAGGACGTTGCCGGTATTTCTGCGATAACGGATAAAATAACCTTTACGCGGGTGGTAAGTTAATCGGTAAATGCCGATACCGAGGCTACCGGCCGTCGGTTTGTAATAGAGAAACTGATGTTTCTCGAGAAGTTCTTTAATTTTCTCCGGACTGGGATTGTTAATCGATTCGGGCAAATGCTTCAAAGCTTCTACGTCTTTATCTAGCAGACTGTAGACGTCCGATTTATTGAAGAAGCTCCAGTTAAAGAACGGAATCCGTTTCTTCACGAAACGTTCGCGCAACGCCGTCATCGTCGATCCTACCTCGGCGCGCCTGCTAGGAAGCCGATTATAGACAACATCGGGCAGAGGTACGACGCGTCTGGTCCAACCGCCTCCGCCGTCGAGGAACCAGCCGTTGATGGTTTCTTGCTGCCAATTGATATCTCGCGGCGTAAAGGCGAAGAAATAAGCCTTTTTCTGGCCAAGATGGAGAAGTTGCCTGACGAATCCCGTTCGATCACCGAACGGAGTCGATGAAGCGCGGGAGCCTCCATCCGTCAAAACCCCGATAAGCGGGCCTAACTGAATTTCCTCGCCTTCGTCATTAGCCAGATAAACGTTGCCGGATTTAGGAACCCTTACGGATCGGCGAAGCCCTGCGGACATATAGACATGATGACCTTTACGTTTAATGGTCCGCACCGTGGCGGGTACGATGTCTTTACCAAGCTTGACGTTTACCGATTTACGTCCGCTCAGCTTGAGCAGCTTCGCGAGCGGGCTGGAGAACCATACGATACGTTCCGGCTGCTGTGTGAAATGGACGTTACAGATGGTCAAACTCATGAATTACCCTCCCAGGTGTAGCGCAACCGTTACCTGTCGGCGATCGCTGCGCGTCGGTTGTCGCAATTGAGCAACCGTTACCCAGCGGCGATCGCCGCGTGTCGATTGTCGCAAGTCGAAGCAGGATAGATCGGGCGTAGGACAGCGGTCGTTCCGCGGCGACCCGCGCGGCCTCTTGGCCCGCAGAGCGCATGGCGTTACGTCCCGGTTTGGAGTTCGCCTCCAAAAACCATAGCTTACCGTTGCGGTCTACCCCGAAGTCTAAGCCGATTTCGGCGAATCTTCCAAAAGTTTGTTCCAGCCGCGCGACGATCGAATAGGACGATTTTCCGATATCTTCAAGTAAAACCTCGCACCGCCGTTCACCGAAATATTCGGCGAGCACTTCTTTCGCGGATGCGGATGTACCGCCTCCATGCAGATTCGCCGTCACGCTTCCGGGCGCTCCGAGTCTGGCCGCGATTCCCGTGCACGTCCAGCGGGAGGAGTTATCCTTCTGCATGAGGACGCGCAGATCGAACGGCTCTCCCGTCGGCCCATGCAACTGGAGCATGGGCTGCATGAGATAGGCACGATCGCCGATCCAACGTTCGACGCGTTGCAATGCATCCGCCTCGGTCTCGCATTGCGTTGAGATCGGACGATTGTCGCCTTGCCTGCCCGTCAGCCTGACTTCTCCGTTCCGGGAACGGACAATGGAGACGACGCGTTTGCCTTGGCTGCCGGCAATCGGCTTAAGAAAAGCGGAACCGCGATTTTTACGAAGCCAAGTTGCCAACGAGGCCGGACCTTTGTAGAAGGCAGTGGGCGGGATGAGGTGCTCGAATGCCCGATCCTTCGATAAAATTTCGTAAACCTTACCTTTGTGAGGTAAGCGGCCATTCAAGAAAACGAGTTTGTTAGATGAGCGTAGACGCCGCATGGCCAATCGGAAGCGGAGCTTCTCCTCCTCCGTATCAGGCCAGGCGCGATCGTACAGAAGGGCGGGGAGCGGCCGGCGACTCGACTCCCATTGTCGCTTCTTCGGACTCCAATTCCAGCCTTTTACGGTATCGTCTACGGCATTCCACGTCCATGGAGCGAAAGCGAACAATCGTAAACCGCTGTTCGTGCCGATCGCGTGCAGCCGCTTAATAAACGAGCTTTCCGCGAAAGGAGGATTGCCTTTCCGTTCGCATACGAGAATTCCCAATGCGGCGTCCGATCGGGCGTTGCCGTTCGTGTTAGAAACCGGAAATGTAACGGGCATATTGAATCAGCATCCGCACCGAAGGACGGATTTTCCCTTCTTTAAGTGGTGTATTATCGTTCTTGGAAGGCTTTGAGTTGACTTCGAGAAGCCATACCCTGCCCGAAGTGTCCAATGCGAGATCGATGCCGAGCTCAGCGAAATGGGCCGGAATGTACGTATCCACGCCCCGGGCGATGTCCAGAGCCGCTCTCGACAGACGCGAGGAAGCATCTCCCCGGAATTGGATGGGAAGATTAGACTTGGCAACGGATTCCCTGACCGTCGACAGCGTGCCGCCCCTGGCGAGATTGGACACGAAATGGTGGGTTCCCGCCGTTCGGGCAACGATCGAGGTGATGACCCATTTACCGCTATAGTTTTTTTGCGTTAAAGCGCGGAAATCCACGGGTCGACCGCCGATTTCTATTAACGTTAGGCCTTGCTGGATAAGGTAACGAACGGTTTTCATCTTGCCGGCGATCGTTGAGAACAGTTTCACCAGGCTGCTGTAGGATTGTTTCCTCGTTCCGCCGACGGTAGCGTAAGACGCTTGCCAGTTTTCCGGACCGATACGGGAAAGTCGGATGATGCCTTTGCCCAAGCTGCCTCTTACCGGCTTCAGAAATACGGAACTGTATCTAGAGCACATGCTTTTGAGCATCGTATAGTTCTGAAGGGAGTGAGATTCCGGTAAGTATTTTTGCAGGGAACCGTCTTTCTTCAGCGCGTCGAACACTTCGGACTTGTCGAGAAACTTTTCATTAAACACATGGGCTCCGAATCGGTGCTTGATTTCCCGCATGAACTGTTGAACGAGCGGGCGGTTTTCCAACTTGCGCGAGGTCAGGCGGTTGTTGACGACGTCGGGCGCGGGAAGCGTCATTCTATGCCAGCCTTTGGTGTATACCCAGCCCTCGACGGAAGACAAATTCGACCCGATCGCGTTCGGCGTAAAAAAATACACGTAAGCGCCTTGGCTTCTGCATGCATCCGTCAGCTCGCGGCAGAACATCGTGATGTCTCCGAAAGGTTTTTCCGACTGGACCGGATTATCCCGGCTGATCATGACTCCGATGAGCGGACCGAGCGCGAGCGTTCTCGTCGTTGCCTGATACAGGATGCGAAGCGGAGTACCGGAAAAGATGCCCATTCTGCGAGCAAGGGTCTGGCTGATCCTTAGCCCTTCGTAACGGGGCACGGGGACGATCGTGACGGAGTGACGGAAAGAACCGAACTGTAAAGCAAGATGCTGCTGGGCAGGTATTTTCAACTGCTTCATCAGGGTTTCCCCCAGCATCAGGACGTCATCGGACAATATTCCGGAACTGATGACCTGGACGTCGATTTTCGGGGTGGACATGTTTCGTACTCCTTCCACCTTTGCGTATGTCGTGGCGAGGGCTCTCGTAGGCTTCCTTCCCGGGGGCTCGAGAATACTCCATCATATGAGGACATCTATCTATCGGTGATAGCCCTAATCGGATTGGGACTTGGTGTCGGAAAGATGTTATGATGGAAATTGACGACTTCTGGATTCCGTCTAAAAGGAGTAAAGGCTTCATGAGAGATTGGTTTACCGAAAGCTTCGGCGAAGATTATATCGTCGTTTATCGGCATCGAAACCGGGAAAACGCGACGCGAGAAGTCGGAGCGATGATGGAGTGGATGAATATTCGCGCCGGCTCCAGAGTATTGGACGTCGGCTGCGGAATGGGCAGGCACGCGTTGGCGCTTCGAAAATTGGGCTACGAGGTTACGGGATTGGATTTGTCGGAAGTATTGCTGTCCGAAGCGCGTTGCTGCGATTCCGAACGGAACGTGACTTGGATTCGCGGAGATATGCGGTGTCTTCCGTTCGAAGAAGGAACTTTCGACGCTACGGTCAACTGGTTCACTTCGTTCGGCTATTTTGTTGAATACCGGGATAACGCGAGCGTGCTGCGGGAAATGGAAAGGGTACTGAAACCGGGAGGCAGGTATTTGATCGATTTCTTGAATCCTGCTTACGTTTTACGGCATCTGGTCCCGCTATCGGAGCGTGTAGACGAATCGACCGGATTACATATTACGGAGAAGCGTACGATTGAGGACGATTTCGTCGTCAAGAAAATCGAAGTCAGGCCTCCGGTTGACGCGATGGGCAACCAAGGAGAGGCGCGACGTTACGAGGAACGCGTTCGGCTTATCGGATTGGAGAAGTTCGAGAAGCTGCTTGGGGAAACGGGCTTGAAGCTGGAAAGCGTATATGGCGATTACGATGGCAGCGCATATGCGGCCGAGAGCTCGAAACGACAGATTTTGTTAGGGAGAAAATGCGAATGAAAGAACGATCGGAAGTTGTAGCGGAATGGGAAAACGGTTGGTTGCAAGTCAAGGTTCCTTTGCCTTACTCGCTGAAGTGGGTCAATGCCTATCTTTTACCGGAGGAAAAGGGTTGGACGCTCATCGATCCGGGCCTCCATACGGAACAATTAGAAGTATTCTGGATTGCAATTTTATCGGAACGGGATATAGGCTGGGAAGATATTCAATCGATCGTCGTCACCCATCATCACCCGGATCATTACGGACTTGCCGGGTGGTTTCAACGGAAGACGGGCGCTTCGGTTCGAATGTCGCGGGTCGCTCTGAATAACGCGATTAGGTTGTGGGGCGAGAACGAGACATTCTCGGGGGAATTGACGGAGGCGTTTCTTGGACATGGATTGGCTGAGGAGCTTAAGGACGACATGCGGGACCATATGGGCGGATTTCGGGATAAAGTGTCGCCTCAAGCCTTCGATCCGTTAATCATAGCTCCGGGCGAGCGTATCGTCATGGGGGGGACGGAATGGGAGATCTATGGCGGCGAAGGACATGCGCCGGGACATTTGATCTTCTACGATCCGGTCGGCCGAACATTGTTATGCGGGGATCAAGTGCTTCCCGATATTTCGCCGAATATCGGTTGGATGCCCGGCGGAGACCCTGATCCGCTAGACTCCTTCTTGAAGGGCTTGCAGGCGCTTCGCCGCTTGGACGTACGGATGGTATATCCCGGCCATCGAGATCCTTTCCCGCAGTTTCGGCAACGAATCGAGGAATTGCTGGAGCATCATGAGCGAAGGTTGAAAAAAATGCTGGAGCTGATCGGGGACGAGGAAAGGTCCGCGTTCGAGGTGTGCGAGCTATTGTTCGGAGCGAGGCTAAGAAGCAATACGCACAATCTCCGGTTTGCGCTAGCGGAGACGATCGCTCATCTGGTAAGGTTGGAAAACCGCGGTTTGTTGGTGCGGTCGGAAATAGCGGCGGATAATACCTATCGTACGACGAAGAGGATTCTTTATCGACGGTCGAACGTATAATCGCGAGGGACATGGAATCATTATTGCTATCGGTTACGCTCTAACGATAAAAAAAAGAAGCTGCCCCAAAAGCTAAACTTTTCATGGCAGCTTCTTTGCATTCGCATCGCTTAAGCCTCGTTGTCTCCCAATGCCTCTTCGATCGCTTCGCGCTCGGCCTGTTTGCGATGGGCGATACGGCTGGACGCGGCCGCGGCGATCGCGCCAACGATGTCGTCCAGGAAAGTATGGATTTCTCCGCTGTTCTTATCGTTCAATTTACGCAGGACGCCGGGTTTAAGCTTATCTACGTAACCGAAATTCGTAAATCCGATGCTACCGTATACGTTTACGATGCTAAGAGCCAATATTTCGTCGCAACCGTATAGGCCTTCGTCGTGCGCGATCATATTTTGTAAAGGCGGGAGCAATTTGCCCTCCTCCGCTAGCATATCTAGTTGAATCCCGGTGAGAACCGCATTCTGCACTTCTCGCTTGGATAATACCGCTTCCACGTTAATTACGCACTCGGCAAGCGTCAGCTCGGGAAAATAATCTTTCTGCAGCAGCATGACGAGCTGTCCGATCTGTTCCTTCGTTACTCCCCGTTTCGTTAACCACTCTTCCGTCGATTTGGCGACTTCCTTGCTGTTAAGCCGGTATGGATTCGCTTGGGACATGAACAACACCTCTTTCCGAAGCCAATGGCCTCCGTCGTGAACTTGAATAGGACAAACTACACATAATTATCCTTAGGGCTCGTATACATAGTACTACAAATAGGATGCCGTTGGAACGGCGGTCCGCGCTTATGAAAGATTTATCATTGGGAGGTATTGAGGATGAAAACGAAGTCCTATCGCAACCGGTCAGTCTCGAGATGGGGCGGATTGCTGCTGCTCCTGCCGCTATTATCCGCGTGCAGCCAATCCGCCCCGACTGCTCAAAGCACGGCCGAAAGTATAGATCCGCCGCCCGCTCCCATCGAACAAGCGATGATGCAGGAATCGGCGGAGGAAACTTTCGCGAGCGGGAATGACGTCGTAACGGTGTACTTGTTGGATCGTAACGGATATTTGGCTCCGATGTCGATGATAGCGGAAGGAACGGCCGGATCGCTTCAGACTCCCGCCGAGAAGGCGCTAGCTTGGATGACCGCGGATCGGCAGTTGGCGGAACAATTGCCTCCCGGCTTCAAAGCGGTCCTGCCGGAAGGGACGAAAGTCATCTCCGTTACCGAGAATCCATCGGAGGAAACGATTGCCGTCGACTTCGCCGCGCCTTTTCCGAGTATAGCCGCCTCTCAGGAGCGGAAAGTCATTGAAGCGCTCGTATGGACTTTGACCGAACGCCCCGGCATCAATAAGGTGAAGCTGTCTATCGCGGGCAAACCGATTCGGTCGCTTCCTTCAACCGGATTACCGGTCGATTCGGTTCTGACGCGCGGCCTGGGCATCAACCTCGAAACGGGGAAGGACGTACAACCGAATCGAGCGATGGGAGTAACGTTGTACTTCTCCTCTCAATCCGAAGACGGGGAAGGTTATTTCGTACCGGTCACCAGGTTGATTACCCGCCAAGTCGATCCGGCCAAGGCGGCGCTCGAGCAACTGATTCTCGGACCGCAGAATACGAAATCGCTTCATGCGGTCCTCACTTCCGATATGACGATTGAGAAGCTTAGCCAATTGGCGGATACCGTAAACGTGAGTTTGAAGCACTCCGAGTGGGAGCCGGTAACGCCGGTACCTTCGGAAATGATGGAAGCGCTCGTGTTGACGTTGACCGAAGCAACGGGTGCGCCTCAAGTGCGCGTCATTATGAACGGAAACGATTCCTTCGTGGATTCGGATAAGCGATCTTACGATCGTCCCGTGACGCGTCCGACTTACGTGAATACTTTATCCCGGTAGTTGCCGGCCGGATTGCTTGAACTTATAGCCGTTTTACTTGATCAAACCGGACTTGTCGATGACGATGCGGCTGTGGACGCGGAACGAAACCGTCGGATAAGCTTTTTTCCAATACTCCCACTCTTTCGATCTCCCGAAGTATTGAGCCAGGTAATGCAACCCGAATCCGTAGGGATCGACTCCGGCGTCGCGAATTTTGTACAATAAATCTTCCAACTGGCTGTTGAATTCCGTTTGCAGGAGATTTTCGATATTGGGGGCATTGCCTTCCAGTAAATACTGCGGACTATCCTCCAAGAAACCCGAAGCTCGAATATAGTAGTTGACGACGGGCGCTTCGGAATTGGAAATGTTAACGTGCGATTTTATCTTCGAGAGGGCCAGCACGATCCGCGTACCTTGATAGGGAACGGCGATGAACGATTTCTCGAAATGTTTGGCCGAAATGTTAAACAACTGCGCCTCTTGCGGTTCCAAACAGAGGCGCAGCTTTTGTTTGTCCAGAAAAGCTACTCTATCTATTCGGTAAGAGTTATTGTCGATATCTCTGCGAATGATCGGCAAGTAACCGTCTTTCCCGGTTTCCGACTGGCGGCGGGCCCAATCGAATAAATATTCCGTCAAGGTGAACGATGATTCCGTTCCTTCGCTGCCGAAACTTAAGAATAAGGCGTTACCGGGATAACGCTCGGATTGCGGATGCAGCTTTAATATGTTAAAGGCATCGGGCTCGGCCATTCCCATGAAAGCAACCATCGCGATATCCCGACGACGAGATAACCATCTAAGCGGATCGGCAACCCCGGTTTCCATTAAGGTTTTGCCGAACAGGATCACCCGGCAATGCCCGAAGTCCAGTTCCTTGTCCACCAACGCTTTCAGATGCCGAACGGCCTCGGCAATGCTTGGCGATTCGTAGCTTTCGACTTCCGTCTTCGCTTCCCCGCTCTCGATCTTCGACGAGGGGATGGCAAGACGGAGAGTTACCCGGTACGTATTAGGCTTGCTGCCGCGATCGATGCCCATGGCAACGACGAAAAATCGCTTATCGATATCTTTGAATCCGCAGCCATAGATCGTGCTTGTGAGCGTAAATAGAACAAGGATCAGAATCGTTTTTCGGAATCTCATCCGTTATGCCTCCTTGAATCAGGAATCCTGTGTCGCCGTTTCCAGTTGAACGGTAGACTTATTTTTACGTATTTTCCGTATCGCAAGCCAGCCAAGAAGCAATACGGTAACGAAGTCCGTTATCGCCCTTGCGATGAGCCAGTTCTCGTTTACCCATTGATTGCGGTGCTCGTTCGTCCATAGGGAATAAAGGAACGTAATTCCGGCAAACGCGATCGTTATCCACCAATTCGCGCGGGGGACCGGGAATTGCTCCGGTTGCGAAGTATGCTTAGGCCTACAGGCTTTGATGAATTCCATGGCGGTATGCCAGGTATTCATGACGAACATGAGCGAAAGCGCGGTATACAGCAACAAGAAGAGGTATAACACCCGGTAAACGAACCCATATTCCAGAATCATCGAATCCGCCGTTTCGCTCCACAGGTATATATGTTCTCCGACGCCTACCGTGCCGTGAAATCCAATCGGAATAAAGAAAGAGACAAACAAGAAAAAAGTACAGAACAACGGGGTGATCCAACGAAAACGGATTTTGGTTCCTTTAGGGAGCAGACGATTGTAGACGGCAAGGGTGTTATAACCCGCGAAGATGAAGGTCGCGGCACAGAAGGAAATGAATGAAGGAGTCGTACGGACGTATCCGGAGGTGACGCGAATCGCATCCCAATCGAGCCATGGACTGAAGATCGCTTTGAGTAAAATCATGAGAATCAACGGTGCGCAGAGCAACAGCAGAATCTCTTGGGCGAATTGTACGGTGCGTGTACAACGGCTAGCCCCCCATATTCCGGCAATGGTCATCAACAGCAGGAATAGGTAGGGATTCATGTCCGGGTTGAAAAATTGCTGGATCGTTGCCGAATAGGAATAAATAACTAAAATGCCCGCCAACATCCACACGACGGATCCTGCCAGATTAAGCGCGACGGCAATTCCACGCGGCATTAGATTGTTGTAGATGTCCGCAAGCCCCATTCCGGGAAAGCGAAGGAATAAGGAAGTCGTGACATATGCCAATATCGTGCCAACGACGATGGCAATCGCCATCGCAGATACGGCACCGTTGAAACGATGCTGCTCGAGGATCGACGGAACGAACAGCATGATATTGATCATGCCGACATAGAGCACGTGATAGTAGAAATAGCGAGCCATATCATCACCCCTTATCTTGAGCACGACTTGCCAAATCTTTCTGATGGGGAACGAAGAAGCCGAAGTAGGGTTCCCCGAAGCTCCGAAGGTTGCACAAATAGACGATCAAGGCGAAGAAAAGCACCGCAACGCCGCTAATTCCATAGATCACGGCGATGATCACGAACAAGTATTTCAGCAATCGAATGGATTGGCTGAAGGTCGAGTTCGGGATAACGAAGTTGGATATCGCCACCGCGGAAGTGACGATGATCATGATGCTGCTGACGAGACCTGCTTGCTGCGCGGCTTGTCCGAGGATGAGTCCGCCCACGGTCGTAGCCGTCGAACCGACGAAGCGAGGAAGACGGATGCTTGCCTCAATGAGCGCTTCGATCATGAAGAGCATAATGAATACTTCCACGAACGAAGGATAGGGAACTCCGGCGCGGCTGCCGTCGATCGTGAAGGCTAGCTGTACCCTGAAAATTTCCGGATTGTAGGAAACGATAGCAATGTAACCCGCAGGAAGCAAAATCGTAACCACTACGGCGATATATCTCAATCCGATTAAAAACCGGCTCATCCAGAATGCGTCGTAATCGTCATCCATAGCGTGCATGAAATCGTAGACCCTCACCGGTAAGACGATGGCAAACCGGCTGCCGTTGATCAGGATGGCGATCTTTCCTTTGCGGAGCAACGTGGCTACGCGATCGGGACGCTCCGTTTGCAATAAGGTCGGAAACAAGCGATGGCTTTTGTCCGTCAGAGCTTTAACCAGTTGGCCGGAAGATAGCAGCAAGTCGATTTTTACTTTTTCCAGCTGCTTGTAAAGCATGTCTAGAACGACCTGGTTTACGAGCTCGCGATCATATAGGACCTGGATGGCGGTATTGGAAAACGAGCCTTTATCGAAAGGCTCAACGTTTAACGTCGGAACGTTATACCGGAACCTGAGCAAGTACAAATTAAGATCCAGGCTTTCCGTAAAAGCGGCTTGCGGACCATGAAGCGAAGCTTCCACTTGAGTAGTATCCGGCTCGGTCACGATCGTACGATCGGATTTGAAAGAATAGATTTCATCTTTGATACGGATCAGTACGAAACCCTTAAGCAGCAGGCTCGGCCATCCATCCGGTTTGTCGGCTATGGCGTATTTCGGATTGGAATGGAGCATTCTGCGGAATTCGTCCGGATCGAAGCGATAGGAGAAAGGTACGAGCAGACCGTCCTTAATCCGTTCGTCGCACAACGCGGGAAAATAAGCGATTTCCATTTGCCAGAAGCCGTTGTCGAGAGTATCGGTGAACAAATCGGTTGCGTTTTGGAATTGCTGTTTGATTTTTTCCAGCACGATAAAGCTCCCCCGATCCTTGATTTTCCACCTCTTGTATATTGCCCCAAGTTTCAATCGACATACGCGACGGCGATTCGCCGTTCGATATACGGAGTGAGATGCTTTTGCGTTCAACCTTTGGTAAAATGGGGGAGATTGAGTTTCTGGGAGGTAAATAGATGAGATCCGATGGCAGACAATCGCACGAACTGCGTCCTTTCGCGGTTACGCTTCATCCGAATAAATACGCGGAAGGTTCAGTGTTAATAGAAGCGGGCAATACGAAGGTTCTATGTACCGCATCCGTTGAAGAGAGAGTTCCCCCGTTCCTGAAGGGACAAGGCAAAGGTTGGGTCACGGCGGAATATTCCATGCTTCCCCGGGCCACGCATACCCGTAATCAAAGGGAGTCCGCGAAAGGAAAGCTTACCGGACGTACGATGGAAATTCAGCGGCTGATCGGGCGCGCTCTTCGTTCCGTAGTGAATCTTCATGCGCTTGGCGAAAGAACGATCACCCTGGATTGCGACGTCCTTCAAGCAGACGGGGGCACCCGGACGACGTCGATCACGGGAGCTTACATTGCTCTGGCATTGGCGATACATAAGCTTACGGGAACGCACGCTTTCGATAAATACCCGTTGACCGATTACTTGGCTTCCATAAGCGTAGGCGTTATTAATGAGCTTGCGGTCGTCGATCTGAACTACGAAGAGGACTCTAAAGCCAAAGTCGACATGAACGTGGTCATGACGGGGGCGGGCGCGTTCGTGGAAGTTCAAGGGACGGGCGAAGAAGCTCCGTTTACGAGAACGGAGCTCGATAAGATGCTATCGTTAGCCGAAGGCGCGATCCAGCAGCTCATCCAACTTCAGAGGGATACGCTAGGCGCGGCTGGCGAGCGGATCGGCGGAGGTAAGGCATGATCGGTAGCGGAGACGTGCTTCTGCTTGCTACGCGCAATTCGGGGAAGACGAAGGAATTTCGCGAAGCGTTCGGGAAGCTCGGC
Encoded proteins:
- a CDS encoding YheC/YheD family endospore coat-associated protein, which produces MTILKSPLAKPAVGVAEVEAMTEKPVVAILTIEDEFQLFRGNRSNFVDLINTGQQMGIVTYVVTVKNLKPQAERMLGYTFRREDDTWVKAWYPRPSIIYNRIPQREDERLPSVKKKLAAISKQSDIRLFNRRFFNKWSLFQWLNENKATKSFIPETKRLTAPFVLGDLLKKHRLLYLKPVRGKAGVGIMTVMVQPDKKLPYRLQIQEEKGSRTFRSGTMRRLWDRVLKQSDVLGEPYIAQQGITLAAVNNRPFDLRALVQKNGVGQWELTGIGARVAGDSSITTHVPRGGYIDDPEKLLVSIFGKERAGKVLGKVRNTTITIAKQIERSAHNRLCEMSMDLGVDTNGHVWFFEANSKPMKFDEPHIRNKSLERIFQYSLYLHRLKHENRGGITT
- a CDS encoding YheC/YheD family protein → MSLTICNVHFTQQPERIVWFSSPLAKLLKLSGRKSVNVKLGKDIVPATVRTIKRKGHHVYMSAGLRRSVRVPKSGNVYLANDEGEEIQLGPLIGVLTDGGSRASSTPFGDRTGFVRQLLHLGQKKAYFFAFTPRDINWQQETINGWFLDGGGGWTRRVVPLPDVVYNRLPSRRAEVGSTMTALRERFVKKRIPFFNWSFFNKSDVYSLLDKDVEALKHLPESINNPSPEKIKELLEKHQFLYYKPTAGSLGIGIYRLTYHPRKGYFIRYRRNTGNVLLRFSNFNSLMKMLRTRHGGNLSNYVVQQGIRLVEIDSCPIDFRFHMHKDGRNEWVVAGIGAKKAGRGSVTTHIKNGGSLMTPEQALSRTFGARAEEVLREAKAVAIKLSEAIERNYSHQLGELGLDIGIDRDSAVWMFEANAKPGRSIFKHPALKEQGKASLEYILDHCLYLSKFRRRDES
- a CDS encoding YheC/YheD family endospore coat-associated protein; its protein translation is MPVTFPVSNTNGNARSDAALGILVCERKGNPPFAESSFIKRLHAIGTNSGLRLFAFAPWTWNAVDDTVKGWNWSPKKRQWESSRRPLPALLYDRAWPDTEEEKLRFRLAMRRLRSSNKLVFLNGRLPHKGKVYEILSKDRAFEHLIPPTAFYKGPASLATWLRKNRGSAFLKPIAGSQGKRVVSIVRSRNGEVRLTGRQGDNRPISTQCETEADALQRVERWIGDRAYLMQPMLQLHGPTGEPFDLRVLMQKDNSSRWTCTGIAARLGAPGSVTANLHGGGTSASAKEVLAEYFGERRCEVLLEDIGKSSYSIVARLEQTFGRFAEIGLDFGVDRNGKLWFLEANSKPGRNAMRSAGQEAARVAAERPLSYARSILLRLATIDTRRSPLGNGCSIATTDAQRSPTGNGCATPGRVIHEFDHL
- a CDS encoding YheC/YheD family endospore coat-associated protein: MSTPKIDVQVISSGILSDDVLMLGETLMKQLKIPAQQHLALQFGSFRHSVTIVPVPRYEGLRISQTLARRMGIFSGTPLRILYQATTRTLALGPLIGVMISRDNPVQSEKPFGDITMFCRELTDACRSQGAYVYFFTPNAIGSNLSSVEGWVYTKGWHRMTLPAPDVVNNRLTSRKLENRPLVQQFMREIKHRFGAHVFNEKFLDKSEVFDALKKDGSLQKYLPESHSLQNYTMLKSMCSRYSSVFLKPVRGSLGKGIIRLSRIGPENWQASYATVGGTRKQSYSSLVKLFSTIAGKMKTVRYLIQQGLTLIEIGGRPVDFRALTQKNYSGKWVITSIVARTAGTHHFVSNLARGGTLSTVRESVAKSNLPIQFRGDASSRLSRAALDIARGVDTYIPAHFAELGIDLALDTSGRVWLLEVNSKPSKNDNTPLKEGKIRPSVRMLIQYARYISGF
- a CDS encoding class I SAM-dependent methyltransferase, with product MRDWFTESFGEDYIVVYRHRNRENATREVGAMMEWMNIRAGSRVLDVGCGMGRHALALRKLGYEVTGLDLSEVLLSEARCCDSERNVTWIRGDMRCLPFEEGTFDATVNWFTSFGYFVEYRDNASVLREMERVLKPGGRYLIDFLNPAYVLRHLVPLSERVDESTGLHITEKRTIEDDFVVKKIEVRPPVDAMGNQGEARRYEERVRLIGLEKFEKLLGETGLKLESVYGDYDGSAYAAESSKRQILLGRKCE
- a CDS encoding MBL fold metallo-hydrolase, encoding MKERSEVVAEWENGWLQVKVPLPYSLKWVNAYLLPEEKGWTLIDPGLHTEQLEVFWIAILSERDIGWEDIQSIVVTHHHPDHYGLAGWFQRKTGASVRMSRVALNNAIRLWGENETFSGELTEAFLGHGLAEELKDDMRDHMGGFRDKVSPQAFDPLIIAPGERIVMGGTEWEIYGGEGHAPGHLIFYDPVGRTLLCGDQVLPDISPNIGWMPGGDPDPLDSFLKGLQALRRLDVRMVYPGHRDPFPQFRQRIEELLEHHERRLKKMLELIGDEERSAFEVCELLFGARLRSNTHNLRFALAETIAHLVRLENRGLLVRSEIAADNTYRTTKRILYRRSNV
- a CDS encoding phosphatidylglycerophosphatase A family protein; the protein is MSQANPYRLNSKEVAKSTEEWLTKRGVTKEQIGQLVMLLQKDYFPELTLAECVINVEAVLSKREVQNAVLTGIQLDMLAEEGKLLPPLQNMIAHDEGLYGCDEILALSIVNVYGSIGFTNFGYVDKLKPGVLRKLNDKNSGEIHTFLDDIVGAIAAAASSRIAHRKQAEREAIEEALGDNEA